In the Pseudonocardia cypriaca genome, one interval contains:
- a CDS encoding MFS transporter: MSDRSTPSIGKETPVHRLPVRTLVAASVGNAIEWYDWTIYATFSIFFATQIFSPENPTLALINTFAAYALAFFFRPLGGWLLGRFADLRGRRTAMLLTITLMAGGSFIIGILPTWEQVGWLAPILLLLARIGQGMSLGGEVSNASAYLAEIAPPERRGRYSSFFYISTGSAVLLASLLGALLTQVLSREELAAYGWRIPFIIGGVLGLIGLWLRRAMPETEQFEENKAKAQQVKRPLLLTLTEHPKAVGQLIAFTLLSTLCYYTFFSALTPFAVTSRGADAREVFWALSIATAIFVALQYPMGVLSDRFGRKPQLMVWSAATAVLIVPLSALIGPGFWNMLVVFVVGLGLYTAMTSIAPAIMSELFPTELRGLGIGAWYNLTVATFGGTAPLVIQTLSAAGYAQAFFWYVAAGAVIAFLVILTLPETRGQVLR, encoded by the coding sequence GTGTCCGACCGATCGACGCCGTCCATCGGCAAGGAAACGCCGGTACACCGGCTACCCGTCCGGACGCTGGTGGCGGCGTCGGTCGGGAACGCCATCGAGTGGTACGACTGGACGATCTACGCGACGTTCAGCATCTTCTTCGCGACGCAGATCTTCTCGCCGGAGAACCCGACCCTCGCGCTGATCAACACGTTCGCCGCTTACGCGCTGGCGTTCTTCTTCCGCCCGCTGGGCGGCTGGCTGCTCGGCAGGTTCGCCGACCTGCGGGGACGGCGCACGGCCATGCTGCTGACGATCACCCTGATGGCGGGCGGGTCGTTCATCATCGGCATCCTGCCGACGTGGGAGCAAGTGGGCTGGCTCGCGCCGATCCTGCTGCTGCTCGCGCGCATCGGGCAGGGCATGTCGCTCGGCGGGGAGGTCTCCAACGCCTCGGCATACCTCGCCGAGATCGCACCCCCGGAGCGGCGCGGCCGCTACTCGTCGTTCTTCTACATCTCCACGGGTTCGGCGGTGCTGCTCGCGTCGCTGCTCGGCGCGCTGCTCACGCAGGTGCTGTCCCGCGAGGAGCTGGCCGCGTACGGGTGGCGCATCCCGTTCATCATCGGCGGCGTGCTCGGGCTGATCGGGCTGTGGCTGCGGCGGGCCATGCCGGAGACCGAGCAGTTCGAGGAGAACAAGGCCAAGGCCCAGCAGGTGAAGCGCCCACTGTTGCTGACGCTGACCGAGCACCCGAAGGCGGTCGGGCAGCTCATCGCGTTCACCCTGCTCTCGACGCTGTGCTACTACACGTTCTTCTCCGCGCTCACCCCGTTCGCGGTGACGTCGCGGGGCGCCGACGCGCGTGAGGTGTTCTGGGCCCTGTCCATCGCGACCGCCATCTTCGTGGCGCTGCAGTACCCGATGGGCGTGCTGTCGGACCGGTTCGGACGCAAGCCGCAGCTGATGGTGTGGTCGGCCGCCACGGCCGTGCTGATCGTGCCGCTGTCGGCACTGATCGGGCCCGGGTTCTGGAACATGCTCGTCGTCTTCGTCGTGGGGCTCGGGCTCTACACGGCCATGACCTCGATCGCACCCGCGATCATGAGTGAGCTGTTCCCCACCGAACTGCGCGGCCTGGGCATCGGCGCTTGGTACAACCTCACGGTCGCGACGTTCGGCGGGACCGCTCCGCTGGTGATCCAGACGCTGTCCGCCGCCGGCTACGCGCAGGCCTTCTTCTGGTACGTCGCCGCGGGCGCGGTGATCGCCTTCCTCGTGATCCTCACCCTGCCCGAGACGCGGGGCCAGGTGCTGCGGTGA
- a CDS encoding GyrI-like domain-containing protein, whose amino-acid sequence MTMNLAVEEWSAQPYVAIRRTITMQTFPEIADRLAEVFGWLAARGIAPAGAPFFRYLVIDMEHELDVEAGVPVAAPVDGEGDVFAGVLPAGRYAVTTHVGHPDELIAVTGAFQDEAAAQGLRWDATETERGTRWGCRLELLHTHPAEQPDMNKWETKLAFRLAD is encoded by the coding sequence ATGACGATGAACCTGGCCGTCGAAGAGTGGTCCGCGCAGCCGTACGTCGCGATCCGCCGCACGATCACGATGCAGACCTTCCCCGAGATCGCCGACCGCCTCGCAGAGGTGTTCGGGTGGCTCGCGGCGCGGGGGATCGCGCCGGCCGGCGCGCCGTTCTTCCGCTACCTCGTGATCGACATGGAGCACGAGCTCGACGTCGAGGCGGGGGTACCGGTCGCGGCGCCGGTCGACGGTGAGGGGGACGTGTTCGCCGGTGTGCTGCCGGCCGGCCGCTATGCCGTGACCACGCACGTCGGGCACCCGGACGAGCTGATCGCCGTCACCGGGGCTTTCCAGGACGAAGCCGCGGCGCAGGGCCTGCGCTGGGACGCCACCGAGACCGAGCGCGGCACGCGGTGGGGATGCCGGCTGGAACTGCTGCACACCCACCCGGCCGAGCAGCCGGACATGAACAAGTGGGAGACGAAGCTGGCGTTCCGCCTCGCGGACTGA
- a CDS encoding SDR family oxidoreductase, translating to MRWFITGSSAGFGRVLAETLLARGEKVVATARDPLAVADLVEKYPNAVLALPLDVTDPGQVRTAVDAAVAAGPVDVLVNNAGHGLLGALEELSDEQIHDVLAVNLLGALAVTRAVLPHMRARRRGHIVQMSSVGGVVGNPGHAIYATSKFALEGASEALAGEVAPFGIRVTIVEPGPFRTEFLGRSLGHATPIPDYEDGPAGALRARNATAHGRQPGDPVRAVEAIIDVVHAPSAPLRLPLGRSAVERIRAKLEAQLADLEACAEVAIAADR from the coding sequence ATGCGCTGGTTCATCACTGGTTCCTCGGCCGGGTTCGGCCGCGTCCTCGCCGAGACGCTGCTCGCCCGCGGCGAGAAGGTCGTCGCCACGGCGCGCGATCCGCTGGCCGTCGCCGATCTCGTCGAGAAGTACCCCAACGCCGTGCTCGCGCTCCCGCTGGACGTCACCGACCCCGGTCAGGTGCGCACGGCGGTCGATGCGGCGGTGGCAGCAGGGCCGGTCGACGTCCTGGTCAACAACGCCGGCCACGGGCTGCTCGGCGCGCTGGAGGAGCTCTCGGACGAGCAGATCCACGACGTGCTCGCCGTCAACCTGCTGGGCGCGTTGGCCGTCACCCGCGCCGTGCTCCCGCACATGCGAGCCCGGCGTCGCGGGCACATCGTGCAGATGTCCTCGGTCGGTGGCGTGGTCGGCAACCCCGGCCACGCGATCTACGCCACCAGCAAGTTCGCCCTCGAAGGGGCGTCGGAGGCCCTCGCCGGCGAGGTGGCGCCGTTCGGGATCCGGGTGACGATCGTCGAGCCGGGCCCGTTCCGCACCGAGTTCCTCGGCCGCTCACTGGGCCACGCCACCCCGATCCCGGACTACGAGGACGGGCCCGCCGGTGCCCTGAGGGCCCGCAATGCCACAGCGCACGGCCGGCAGCCGGGCGATCCCGTCCGCGCGGTCGAGGCGATCATCGACGTCGTCCACGCGCCGTCCGCGCCGCTGCGCCTGCCACTGGGCCGCTCGGCCGTCGAGCGGATCCGCGCGAAGCTGGAGGCGCAGCTCGCCGACCTGGAGGCCTGCGCCGAGGTGGCGATCGCCGCGGACCGATGA
- a CDS encoding LysR family transcriptional regulator: MELRQLVYLDAVVRHGGFTRAAEHLRVAQPAVSVQIRRLEAELGARLLHRTTRTVALTQAGELVLRRARRAMTELDAVRDELAGLAGGLLGRVRIGAIQALDPFDLPAALAAFHRQHPGVELALGSGALRRLLDGLDHGELDLAIGPMPPGLPARYARTPLFTDELVLATPPDHPLAGTDPLPLAALRDEPFVCLPADSGLRAILDRLAGEAGFTPRVPFESSHLHRLRDLAAHGLGVALVARSVAEAPGPPVAVHSVDPGPQLRPVGLLHRTDVALGAAAEACRAFLAGWMAGTGSADTSPAVDDPAFIATAPAEPPAGAARAAGRLRTPGSPTPRSVGRP, from the coding sequence GTGGAACTGCGCCAGCTCGTCTACCTCGACGCGGTCGTCCGGCACGGCGGGTTCACCCGGGCCGCGGAGCACCTGCGCGTGGCCCAGCCCGCGGTCTCGGTGCAGATCCGCAGGCTGGAGGCCGAGCTGGGCGCGCGGCTGCTGCACCGCACCACCCGGACCGTCGCGCTGACCCAGGCCGGCGAGCTCGTCCTCCGCCGGGCGCGGCGCGCCATGACCGAGCTCGACGCCGTCCGCGACGAGCTCGCCGGCCTCGCCGGAGGACTGCTGGGCCGCGTGCGGATCGGTGCGATCCAGGCGCTCGACCCGTTCGACCTGCCTGCCGCGCTCGCCGCGTTCCACCGGCAGCACCCGGGCGTCGAGCTCGCGCTCGGGTCCGGCGCGCTACGCCGCCTGCTCGACGGGCTCGACCACGGCGAGCTGGACCTCGCGATCGGCCCCATGCCACCCGGCCTGCCCGCCCGCTACGCGCGCACCCCCCTGTTCACCGACGAGCTGGTGCTCGCCACGCCCCCGGACCACCCCCTCGCCGGCACCGATCCCCTGCCCCTGGCGGCGCTGCGCGACGAGCCGTTCGTGTGCCTGCCCGCCGACAGCGGTCTGCGCGCGATCCTCGACCGGCTGGCGGGCGAGGCGGGCTTCACCCCGCGCGTCCCGTTCGAGAGCTCCCACCTGCACCGACTGCGCGACCTCGCCGCCCACGGGCTCGGCGTCGCCCTCGTGGCACGGTCGGTGGCCGAGGCACCCGGACCGCCGGTGGCCGTGCACAGCGTCGACCCGGGACCGCAGCTGCGACCGGTCGGGCTGCTGCACCGCACCGACGTGGCACTCGGCGCAGCCGCCGAGGCCTGCCGCGCGTTCCTCGCCGGCTGGATGGCAGGAACCGGCTCGGCGGATACCAGCCCGGCCGTGGACGATCCGGCCTTCATCGCGACGGCGCCAGCCGAGCCGCCGGCGGGAGCGGCGCGTGCTGCGGGGAGGCTTCGAACGCCTGGATCACCAACGCCGCGAAGCGTCGGGAGGCCATGA
- a CDS encoding TetR/AcrR family transcriptional regulator: MADHLPHALRSDALDNRERILDAARALFSADGLDVPMREVARRAGVGPATLYRRFPTKQVLVAEAFADQLHACRAIVDEACADPDPWRGLCQVIERICGLHARDRGFTQAFLASFPGVTNIAASREYTVKAVAELARRAKDAGRLRSDFVLDDLILVLMANKGIRAASTAAQVMASRRFAALVIQAFEASPQHAPLPPAARLAPSR, encoded by the coding sequence GTGGCCGATCATTTGCCTCACGCGTTGCGTTCCGACGCGCTGGACAACCGCGAACGCATCCTCGACGCGGCGCGAGCATTGTTCTCCGCCGACGGCCTGGACGTACCGATGCGGGAGGTCGCGCGGCGTGCCGGGGTGGGACCGGCGACCTTGTACCGCCGCTTCCCGACCAAGCAGGTGCTGGTCGCAGAAGCCTTCGCCGACCAACTGCACGCTTGTCGCGCCATCGTCGACGAGGCATGCGCAGATCCCGACCCGTGGCGTGGCCTGTGCCAGGTGATCGAGAGGATCTGCGGGCTGCACGCACGCGACAGAGGCTTCACACAAGCCTTCCTGGCGAGCTTCCCGGGAGTCACGAACATCGCCGCGAGCCGCGAGTACACGGTCAAGGCGGTCGCCGAACTGGCTCGACGGGCCAAGGACGCAGGGCGCCTGCGATCCGACTTCGTCCTGGACGACCTGATCCTCGTCCTCATGGCCAACAAGGGGATCCGCGCCGCATCAACCGCCGCCCAGGTCATGGCCTCCCGACGCTTCGCGGCGTTGGTGATCCAGGCGTTCGAAGCCTCCCCGCAGCACGCGCCGCTCCCGCCGGCGGCTCGGCTGGCGCCGTCGCGATGA
- a CDS encoding zinc-binding dehydrogenase: MAVQAYGGPEGLAVVDLPVQAPAAGQVLIATEAVGVGGVDTLIRSGALAAYGFEEGHIPGGEVAGTVTAVGDGVDASWIGRRVWAFTGTGGGYVEQALAPVAQILPLPTGLSAAAAVTLGSSGAVAHFGLRHARFAPGETVLVRGAAGSIGIMAVQLAARGGAAAVAVTTSSSERGERLRRLGATHVLDRSGDAGVGAPAGYDVIIDVVAGKDMPSFFDRLNPNGRMVAVGAVAGQPPSDFGMKIMNAFQKSMSFAAFSAATVPEADLRAVRSELFTAAGRGEIEAVVHELLPLAEAVLAHQKMDAGEVFGRIVLLP; encoded by the coding sequence ATCGCGGTCCAGGCGTACGGAGGTCCCGAGGGTCTGGCCGTTGTCGACCTGCCGGTGCAAGCACCTGCTGCCGGGCAGGTGCTGATCGCCACCGAAGCGGTGGGGGTGGGCGGTGTCGACACCTTGATCCGGAGCGGGGCCCTGGCCGCCTACGGCTTCGAGGAGGGCCACATCCCGGGGGGCGAGGTGGCGGGCACCGTGACCGCAGTAGGTGACGGCGTCGACGCATCGTGGATCGGCAGGCGGGTGTGGGCTTTCACCGGCACCGGCGGCGGCTACGTCGAACAGGCCCTCGCGCCGGTTGCGCAGATCCTCCCCCTGCCGACGGGCCTGTCCGCCGCCGCGGCGGTGACGCTCGGCAGCTCCGGTGCGGTGGCCCACTTCGGGCTCCGCCACGCCCGATTCGCCCCCGGGGAGACGGTCCTGGTGCGCGGCGCGGCCGGCAGCATCGGGATCATGGCGGTTCAGCTGGCGGCCCGCGGTGGTGCTGCCGCGGTGGCGGTCACGACATCGTCATCCGAGCGCGGCGAGCGGCTGCGCCGACTCGGCGCGACCCACGTGCTCGACCGCTCCGGCGATGCAGGAGTGGGGGCTCCTGCCGGCTACGACGTCATCATCGACGTCGTGGCCGGCAAGGACATGCCGTCGTTCTTCGACAGGCTCAACCCGAACGGCCGCATGGTGGCCGTGGGCGCTGTCGCGGGCCAGCCGCCGTCGGACTTCGGCATGAAGATCATGAACGCGTTCCAGAAGTCCATGTCCTTCGCGGCCTTCAGCGCTGCCACCGTCCCCGAGGCAGACCTGCGTGCGGTGCGCAGCGAGCTGTTCACGGCCGCCGGGCGCGGCGAGATCGAGGCGGTGGTGCACGAACTGCTGCCGCTGGCCGAGGCCGTGCTGGCGCACCAGAAGATGGATGCGGGAGAGGTCTTCGGCAGGATCGTGCTGCTGCCGTAG